From the Scomber japonicus isolate fScoJap1 chromosome 8, fScoJap1.pri, whole genome shotgun sequence genome, the window CCCTACACTTtctatatgactgaaaataatgGCTTAACAATCCCAATATTTTCAGTTAGGGCATCTGATCTTGATGACGGTGATAATGCGCATATTTCATATCACATCCCGAGGGACAGCAGTAGAGACAGTGCTGGTTTGATTTTAAATATCAACTCTGAGAATGGAGATATTGTGGCGCTAAAAAGTTTTGACTTTGAAACTCTGAAAACGTTCCACTTCCAAGTTGTCGCCACTGATTCTGGAACTCCGTCACTAAGCAGCAACGTCACAGTGAACGTGTTCATTCTGGATCAGAACGACAACGCTCCAGTCATCCTGTATCCAGTCAGCTCCAACGGTTCTGCTGAAGGTGTGGAGGAGATTCCCCGCAATGTCAACGCAGGACACTTGGTGACTAAAGTCAGAGCCTATGACGCTGATATAGGATATAACGGCTGGTTACTGTTTTCACTGCAGGAAGTTACTGACCACACTCTCTTTGGTTTGGACCGCTATACAGGACAGATCAGAACACTTCGCTCATTCACAGAGACAGACGAGGCTGAGCATAAACTGGTCATACTGGTGAAAGACAATGGCAACGTTTCACTCTCAGCAACAGCTACTGTGATTGTCAAAGTTGTGGAGCCCAAAGAAGCTTTTGCAGCTTCTGATGTTAAAAGTGCAGCAAAGGATGAGGAGGGGAATGATGTGACTTTTTATCTGATGATAACTTTGGGCTCagtatctgtactttttatCATCAGTATCATTGTTCTGATTGCAATGCAGTGCTCCAAAACTACAGACTATACATCCAAGTACCTACAAGAGACAAATTATGATGGGACACTGTGTCACAGCATCCAGTACAGATCTGGAGACAAACGCTACATGTTAGTTGGTCCCAGGATGAGTATAGGATCTACTATAGTCCCAGGCAGCCATGCAAATACTCTGGTGCTTcctgacaggaggagaacagtcGATGAGGTAAGGCAGTTTTGAAGAAGCGTTTTTTCCCACCAAATTATATCCACATTCAAGTACTGAGCACCCATTGCGTTTCACTCTCAGCAACAGCTACTGTGATTGTCAAAGTTGTGGAGCCCAAAGAAGCTTTTGCAGCTTCTGATGTTAAAAGTGCAGCAAAGGATGAGGAGGGGAATGATGTGACTTTTTATCTAATGATAACTTTTGGCTCAGTTTCTGTACTTTTTATCATCAGCATTGTCGTGCTGATTGCAATGCAGTGCTCAAAATCCACAGACTATACATCTAAGTATTTACAAGAGACAAATTATGTTGGGACACTGTGTCACAGCATCCAGTACAGATCAGGAGACAAACGCTACATGTTAGTTGGACCCAGAATGAGTATAGGATCTACTATAGTTCCTGGAAGCCATGCAAATACTCTGGTGCTTCCTGACAGGAGGAGGGCATCTAAAGGGGTAAGAAAATTGTTATTGCCGATTTTGgaagtaattatttgtttattacatTGATTGTAAGAATATAATCAACATTACATGTAATACTGGTGTATTGACGTCATATTCCATGAATTTTGAAATAGTGttaagttatttttttcattctatGTTTGCATCTTAAGCAGATATTGGGAAGGTTTAAACACTGTGGATATCACATAAGAagattttgtcatttaaagtgTATGTGCATTGTAATGTCTGCTCGCAAGGTGTCACTGCTTGTGAAAATGAACGATCCCCGGTCGAACGATTCACGTCAGTAATTTGGTGCTATTTCGCGACAGAGTGCACTTCTGCTTCAGGGCGATGGCTTCACTACTGTGACTCCTCCAACAAAATACTTATAATGACGGTCAACTAATTAATTTTGTTCGAaatgtgtgtcctgtgtagattcacatttacatttttaccgATATATTAGTTTGTACTTTTTTCAAATCCAATATGGCACGACGGGGATGCAGCGCATGGTTGGAGCGCCTCTtcgttttcattgtttttatggATCTTACTTTGAATTTTACTTATGCACAGTTGCGGTACTCTATTCCCGAGGAGCTTGCGGAGGGTGCTGTTGTTGGTAATATCGCTAAAGATTTAGGGCTGGATATGAGTGCTTTGGATGCTAGAGGATTTCGCATCGTATCTGGATCGACTGAGCCCCTGTTTCAGCTAAAGAATGACGGCATCTTGCGTGTTAACCGAAAAATAGACAGAGAAGAGGTGTGCGAACGGATCAGTACTTGCATTATCAACATAAAGACTGTGTTGGAGAATCCTTTAGAGGTGCATTATGTCGCTATTGAGGTTTTGGATGTAAACGACCACTCTCCCACCTTCTCCGAAAATGAGACGTATTTAGAGATATCAGAGTCTGCTTTACCTGGGGCACGATTTCAACTACAAGGAGCCCGTGATCCAGACAGTCACATGTATTCTATTCAGCTGTATAAGCTGAGTCAAAATGACCATTTTCGTCTGGAGGTTAAAGATAGAGGAGAGGATGGGAAAATTCCTCTCTTGTATTTGCATAAACCACTGGACAAAGAAACTGCAAGAAGTCATAGATTACTGCTGACAGCCGTGGATGGAGGAAAGCCTGCTAGGTCAGGAACCATCGATATTATCATTAATGTTTTAGATGTAAATGACAACATGCCCGTCTTTACTAAAGACGCATATGTTGCGGCACTTAATGAAAATTCACCAATTGGCACAACAATCATGCAGGTGAATGCTACAGATTTAGACGACGGTTTAAATGGGGAGGTGGTTTATTCATTCGGcattaatgtaaataataaattacGTAAACTTTTTGAAGTTGATGCTAATACTGGAGAAATTATTGTTAAAGGACTCATAGATTTTGAAGCAAAAGATAGATATGAAATCGATATTAAAGCTTCAGATAAAGGATCAGTTCCCTTAGCAACAGAAAAAAGTGTCATAATAACTATAGTGGACCTGAATGACAACGTACCTGAGATTGAGGTGACATCCTTTTCAAGTGCTATTCCTGAGGACTCCAAACCTGGAACGACAGTAGCATTGATAAGTGTCAATGATATAGATTCAGGTTTAAATGGAAAGGTAATCTGTTATATAGGTGAAGGTGTGCCTTTCACTTTAACGCCCTCTTTACAAGACAATATGTACTCTATAGTCACCAAATCTCTGCTTGATAGAGAGCATCAGTCCAAGTATGATGTGACAATATTTGCTAAAGATGCTGGTGAACAACCTTTGTCATCTCATAAGACAATAAGTGTAGTTGTATCAGATGTGAATGATAACAGTCCAGTGTTTTCAGTGAATCCCTATACTTTCTATGTCACTGAAAACAATGTTGCAGGAGCCTCTTTATTTTCAGTGAGTGCTTCTGACTGTGATGAGGGTGATAATGCTCTCATATCATTTAACATAGTGAGAAATGTGGAGgaacacaaaacatttacatcatttctAAACATAAACTCTGAGAAAGGGGATATCACAGGGCTAAAGAGTTTTGACTTTGAAACTCTGAAAATGTTCCACTTCCAAGTTGTTGCCACAGATTCTGGAACTCCGTCACTAAGCAGCAACGTCACAGTGAACGTGTTCATTCTGGATCAGAACGACAACGCTCCAGTCATCCTGTATCCAGTCAGCTCCAACGGTTCTGCTGAAGGTGTGGAGGAGATTCCCCGCAATGTCAACGCAGGACACTTGGTGACTAAAGTCAGAGCCTATGACGCTGATATAGGATATAACGGCTGGTTACTGTTTTCACTGCAGGAAGTTACTGACCACACTCTCTTTGGTTTGGACCGCTATACAGGACAGATCAGAACACTTCGCTCATTCACAGAGACAGACGAGGCTGAGCATAAACTGGTCATACTGGTGAAAGACAATGGCAACGTTTCACTCTCAGCAACAGCTACTGTGATAGTCAAAGTTGTGGAGCCCAAAGAAGCTTTTGCAGCTTCTGATGTTAAAAGTGCAGCAAAGGATGAGGAGGGATATGACGTGACTTTTTATCTAATGATAACTTTGGGCTCAGTTTCTGTACTTTTTCTCATCAGCATTGTTGTGCTGATTGCAATGCAGTGCTCCAAAACCACAGACTATACCTCCAAGTATTTACAAGAGACAAATTATGATGGGACACTGTGTCACAGCATCCAGTACAGATCAGGAGACAAACGCTACATGTTAGTTGGACCCAGGATGAGTATAGGATCTACTATAGTCCCAGGCAGCCATGCAAATACACTAGTGCTCCCTGACAGGAGACGCACTTCTGAAGAGGTAAGAAAGATAATTTTCTTCAAGGCAGTTCCTGTATGAAGATGGCCGATCCTAATGATTTAAGTGTTGTGAAAGTACTGGCTGGGAAGCTGTACAAAAAAGGACTACAACCATATAAAATTAATCACATATACAAATGAGGAgatattttgttgtaatgagaCTGCTGAGTGAAGTTGTTGGTTTACAGGTGGTTGTATGGTCTGTGCTTACACGGCAAAGAGTTCAATTATTTCACACATTACACAATAGACTTTAGTTAGTATTCTGTGTTTGCCCTTTAATGCCATAGTTTCCCTATAAAGTACTCCATTCCAAGAAATAACACAACCCCATGAAATACATTGATTTAATGTTGGCTAAGATAATATTGTGTGGATAGTTGTGAAATATTGTTATAAGAATATGAAGAGGTAAATAGAGATATCTAACCTTTCTTGTTAAGGTGAAAACACTTGCtttctaaaacaaaaaagagagagacatattCGAAGGAaactctttccttttttcccctcaagaCAATTAATGCCTCTGAGATGTCATATTTTGCCTGCTTGGTGTTTCATTCCATTTTACTCATGTCAGATCTTTGAGAACATAACATTCAGTGCAGTGACCAGTGCAGAGAGCTCTTAATAATTTAAACTGTAATGTGTGCCTATTTCAGTGTGAAAGAAGAACTTGGCAATACTAAGCTGACTAACTGGAACAAAATTTTCTGTTGAAGGACCTGCACTGAAAAggatttgaaaaataaatgattcctcCATTTAGTCTGCTTAGTGTTGCTGAATTGTTCTTTTGTTACCTGAGCATTTAGTTGTCTCGTCAAGCAGTGACAGCACACTCTTCCTATATGTGCCTATTTCAGGTCATGTGCTGTTGTGTCtttgaaatataataaactcACTTTAATAATCACTTTTGCAGACCAAGGTATACTCTTGCAATTTAAGTTTAATAAGGTTTAGGTTCAGTGTAAAACTAAAGGTTAGTTAATTTCTGTTGTCCATGccccttgtgtttttgtttattcgaaaaaagatcaaaagtctgatttatttacaattaGTGTCTGTATTGTGCTATAACCTGTCCTGGGAACTGTGCAATTTGAGCTACTACTTACAGTCCTTCAAACATGTAGATTGTTTTTTGAAGAAGACATGCTTGCATATATCATATCATCTGTTGTTTAGCTCTCAGTATACAAAATGTTGCTGGTCCATGTTTTAAAGGCTTTTGGTTTGTATGTTTCTGCTATATGCCTTTCTACTGTATGAGGGTTGTTACATGTATGTGAAgagtctgactgactgagttattTGAGGTCTGTGTTCGCTGATTTAGGTGATTCAGTGGCCCATGAATGGCTGTGGCtatgacagagagaggggaagagagagccTGCGGCTGGTGTGCAGTGACTTACAATGTACAACCAGTCAGGTGGAGTTAGGACACTGCTTCAGCTGGGCTCTTCATTCATTACAGGACTGAAATACAGAAAGCaatatcctttttttgttttcttttttgcatttgaTTAGTCTATCGTACTTTGGATTTTTTAATActaaacacacatgcaacatatacagtatacattaaTACCCTGCACACGTATGAGCCCCAGTTTTCCCCCCTTTTGACTGACTGAAAAGTAGGTCATATTTTATCACATGTGTGAAAGTCTGCATGCTCGGCTTCTGGGCCGCTTCTCTGTCGAACACTGTGTGTTGCCCATAGCAACACACAAGGAGATCCACCTCTCTGAGTCTACTGGTTTCCACAGTGTAGCACGCGCCTAACGGTCTTAGCAACAGCAGAAGCGGAtgagggagggatagagagagcagtataggggagggggaggggaaaTGGCTTTTGTATGCCTCATCTATAGAAATCTCACTATATTTAATGAAAATGGCTTTATTTAGAAAGAAACACATGGATTATGTCAAAATCTCCACTGTAAATCAGGCAACAGATGGTGCAGATATAGAAGTAATAGTCAAGGCAGGAATAGTTGAGCTTGTAATTAGATATTATTTAGCTTAGAGATCATCTTTTCTCACCAACAACTGGGCCAACCTTCGATTTCCTGCATAGAAAATTACAGGCAGAAAAAACATGTATGttaaactgtgtttatttttgcttttgttaaAAGCTGATGGGATTGCATATTTTGACCCACTGAGCTACTTGTGTGTCAAAGCAGAAAGCCACAGTGGAGAATGAATACAGGAAGGGAGAGGATCAATTCAGTCAGTGTTGTGGCAGTTTCAGAGTAAGGCATCACTTCTGCTTCATGGAGAAGAGGCTGTATGCACTTTCTATACAGTTCATCTGTCCAGTTGTATTCAGCGCTCTACTATAGAGCAATAAccccctctctgtgtgtatgtgcatgtctgcatattttatgtgcatgtgtttgtgtgtgaggcaTTATGTGTTTTGCAATACAGCAGCAGTGCTAATCTGTGCCTGGACAGCAGATGCCCCGACATTTATTTATGTGATTAAAAATCAGTGCATttcattaaaactaaaaagtGTGTGGTGATATCAGTGGATCATATTGGTTCTTTCCTGTTACACTTTTAGCTGGTTGTGTGTAAGAAATACCTGTATATCACTGCACTTGTATTGCTTTGCCATGGCATTTGTGCTTTCATAgttgggagagaaaaaaggatgagagggggtggtggggtggaTGAATTGCAACTACGATCATGAGCTGCATTCATAATGAAAGCACATGAGCCTTAGTCCATTTGTGAATCAACACATCATGTGTGAGGATCACGCTAAATGCTTTTGCCTTGATGAAAGCACAAACAATACAATCAATGTTTGTCTCTGcaataattaacattatttttaaatgggAGAAATGAATGCCACATGCCCATTATACTATAttccaaatatattttcatccTCCATGCTCTCTTGGTGGGGGTGTGGCTGCTTGCTTCAGTGGCTTTGTCTGCTTGGCTGGTTCAACAGATCTGTGCAATAGTGTTTGTATGCTTCGTGTCTGTGTTAAAAATCATTTACAGTTCAATGTcccttgtgttttgtgtgtctgtgtatgttgtCTTTGTTAAGTGGGTGAGAGCATTTTCCTCATTAAACTGTATTCAGTTTCGTGTGGAGAGAGGGTGAAAGGACAATGTAAATGTCAAGGGGATAGATACAGATGCAGATGTTTCAGCAGtactatatatactgtaattcCAGCAGCTTGATCTTATTCAATGCGATTGCTCCtctgcattcacacatacaaaaacactgaGAACTTTCAGTTACCCTTAAACTAAGCTCCGTGTTAAACTCTGCAAATATATCTTTCACATTTATCTTATGTAAACATCTCAAAATTGGTTTTGCTATGTTATCACTCTTTTATTTCACTGCCCATTTATGACTCCATGACTGTTTCTTtggctcttttttctttttttgttaaatactGCAGTATGAATGTTACTCTGTAAAATGCTATTCCTTGCAGTACATCCTGTTCTATTCTGCCTCAGCTCTGTTTCATTCAATGGtgtgcttttccttcctccactttttctctccttcctttacCCTCCATGTTGGTATCACTCTCAGTTTTTCCCCTCCCCTTCGATCCCATCCCCCATCCAACTCTTGCCCTCCTTTTCCCGCTTTTATGCATGTGTCCTTCGTTTCCTCTTTCATATGCCACCCAAGCCTGTCTCGCTAtcattttctgtgtgtctttctgcaGTCTATCCCCTTTCCGGGTTCTGCCACATGCTCTTCAGCTCTGTGTTGCTCTGCCTCATGCCTGTGGGGTTGTGGCTGTGGATGCTGCACGTGCTGTTGTATGTCAGTGGGGCACATTCTCTCTTATTGCTCCAGCTTTGTGGGAGCATGGCGCCACTCACATTGAGGTCAGCGGCAGTGATGGTAATCTAATTTACACACATGGTAGGGTAGAATGACAACAGCTACTATCTTTATATTCACACTTCACACAGGCACACTTGTGCTcgtagacatacacacagacatacaagcAATTTAGACATAATCCACCTTACTGAAAAGCACTGTCACAGACAAAATATGTTCAGCATATAGTACTAGTCAAACGTTTGGACCCCATCTCTCATTCAAAAGAATGGGAGAGTGTGTCCATacttttgactggtagtgtAGGTTGAAACATGCTGAGAACAAGAAAACAGAGCATAGGGAGAGCATTATCACTCGACGATATAGTGGCCTCAGGGGCATTGTAAGGGGGTTAAAAATTAATACAgttctaaaaaaaatattagaacATTAGTGTAGTTTTCAATAATagacattaatattttatattttacacttttcttgtttctgtcATAATGAACCATCCAAAGCCTCTCCCCCAAACACCCCCTCTAATTGACATGAAATGGTTCAAATTCTGTCTCCAAACTAGGTGCAGCATGAACATGTCTCAACAGATTCATAAAATACAATCAGGGttccaaatgaaaacaaagaaaagacagaaaagagagagaactaAGAGGACGACAATATGTCACCCAATTTTTCATAAAAAAGGTGGGTTTAGTCCATGACGTGGAAATGAACATGTCAGGTCAGCTTAGTCCACAGCTTAGTCCACAGTGAAATTGGTTAATGTTACGTTTGCTCCCCTAACATTATATTCATCCCCAACAGAATATTCTAAGTATTTGCATTTCACTCCTCTTTTATCTGATATTTAATCAATGCAGGTAAACATTTATCAAGCTATTATATACTAAATCAGTTGTCCCTGCTCCTGGTGCTTGGGCCAACAGATGCATCTTCAGGCTCAGCAGCCCCACTCCAATAATATAAACCAGCCCACTCCCAACTGAAGGAGATGAGCAGCATTGTGTTGAATGACATGTCACTTAGCATAAGTGAAGGGGGTCTGtgggattttttaaattatcattattattattatcattattattattattaattttttttttaaaaagaagaatgatTCAATCATTTTCAGTGACAAGAATTGGCTGTATACTTGATATGAATACTAAGTTAAAAAaccttgatgatgatgaaccctgattttattattttgttcattatagtatagtataattttgttcagtatagtatagtatagtatagtatagtactgttgcctgggtaacagctaatagGGATCCaaatgaactaaactaaactaaattctATGGATAGAATTTCCCATTTAAGAATTCTAATATTAAGATTACATTGTGACTCTAGAATATGGCCTTCAGCACATTACTCATAAATTATTTCAGTCTTGCATCAAATAGTGAAGTCCACTGTATGCAGACTATTGCATGCATGTCtgcacagtgttatattttcacagctcagtgtcagtaaatattgtacgGGACCCAAAGTGATATattttcatggggcccaaaatgcAAAATTTACCAAACAATAACATTGACTAATCAGTGTCACAGAGTGTGCTCACTGTGTGTGAAGTGACATGTAACTGAGCTGTTCCTGCTCAATGTGTGCACATTGCTGTTAATTCcacttatttcttttttatctgtgtTCTTCTCTctaatgttgtgttttgcaaACTTAAAGTCCCTATATACTCAGTTTTCCTGTCTGCTCTTTCTTtgcaaaaaacatttctctattGAGGTCTATCACCTGTAAGCCTTGGCTGCCTTTGTTACACAAAGTCACTTACAGAACAGTCGTACTCAATGACGAACGTTCCACCTGGCTTAACCCATGATAACGCTGAATACATCAGTAACATTTCACATCCTAAGAACTGTATCCATCAAGAGTGCAGGTTAACTTTGAACTGGTTGAGCTTGCCACCGAAAATACTGACTGGTTTAAGAAACATTCTTGATAGGTTTGTTTCGCAAAACTTTTCTCCTGCTCTGGCATGGCACACCAATTGTGTTGAGATAGGCCATAGACTTAACTACATCTGTCTTTGTGgagcaatgtttttgttttgtttgtttttttctattgtgtACTGTGTATACCATACTGAGTTCATTCAGAGTACTACATAACATTATTTCTGTGTTACTGTCACttacaaggtttttttttcatttattaggTGGATGTGGCTCTGTTAATAGAGGAACTAGAGTATTGCATTATTTCTTACTGTTGAATATTATGCTGAGAATATAGTCtattttatacagtttttatGAGTAAATAAGTTGGAAGAGTACACCTCCTGACCTTGCCTTCATTAATCCCATTGGTTCATCCTTGCCATATcatcatattcatattctgcAAATGGTCAGGCTGCTCTCTTCTTTGCAATAGTAGGATGCACAATATATGGCACATACAAAGGTAGCAGCAATATTGAGCATGAGTTTTAATGTGAAGAATCAGAATAGAAACATTTTCCACTACAATTACCTTGACATTGGGTTGGTTAGTAGTTACATAAATACTTGATGTGTTAGGTTCTTTTGTATTGTGTCACATGGTGCATGGTGCTGCTGGACAGTTTATATGGATTGATAGTAAATGTGcttttgtgcatgtgtggtaTAGTGAGTATGTTTGTTTGCATCAGTTGTTCCTCTTTGCAGACTAGTCAGGTGATTTGGTGTTGGTGAATCAGGAGGTTGTTATTGTGAATGTCAGCAAGTACAGGGACTGCTGCAGTGCAGTTATAAAGTGTTTGGTCAATAAGCTGTTTGTACACCTCTGTGCAATGCTGGACTTTCAATGCAGAGTGTCAGAGAAGGGATAGACAACAATGTAAAATAACTGTATATCAAGTTTCACTGACAATAAATGTTTCCCTGTGTGATGGTATTTAGATTTTGTGACTTTAACTCTGAGTCTGATGTGTATTAAAACATCCTGTACTTTTGTGCGTATTGATATCAGTATTTTTCTATAATGTGTGACACGGACATGAATTGTAACAAAATACCTCGCTCTCGAGTAGCTTTAGACTTCAAAATGATTGAACAGTAACAGAGAACCATCTTTTTCTGATGGTGATTATTTGACAATGAATTAAATTAACCAGTAACAAGCAACTTGCAGATATACCATGGGTCAAAAGGAGAAAGTCAGAGTCATTGGGCCACACAAATGGTAAGCTGCATTCATAATTATGTGCCAAGACTCCCTGGCACAGTTCCTTTTGCTCTTGTTATCCTAGAACATGATGAGACTGGTTCAGAGCCATGTGTGCTCTGATGTGAATGTAGGCCCATACCAGTCATTGCTCTTCAGCCGTGGTGTAAACTaccaaagtacatttactcaagtactacTGAATAATGTATCAGTCaaagggaccaaaccactacttttactttaatacttcaaatacattttgctgctaatacaTATGTACTTATTTTTAATTAGGATTTTTCATGTTGTACTTTTACCTGTAATGAACTATTTTCACATTgctgtattagtacttttacttaggTAGGATTTGAGTAATTCTTCCACTACTGCTCTTCAGTATATAGGTCAAACCAGGTTCTTCCATATTGATAATGAAACTTGTAATTTTTATTTGTGAGCTTGTTCAGCAAGCCGGATTTTGTAACCTTTAATTATCCCAGTATTTTAATAAgtaataattgtatttatttttttgtaaatatttgcatttctttctttctttctattggCTCACTGCATTTCTTTCATGCTTGATTGTGTGAGTAGGTCTGACCCTTTCTCTTCTTCACCACTCAGTTATATAAGCCCTCAGTTTCATTATGTCTCTGTCCTTTGAGTCATGGCTGTGTGGATGAGAGCTATAGGTCCGACGTTGCCACTCTCGTTTTACACTTACTCCACTGCAGTTGAATCAAGTCACTGAGGCCTTTCTCCAGGCTGCGAGCCTGGTCTATTTTTATGAGCATTAATAACATTGCACTAATGAAAAACATTTGTCACACTATCTTcatgtgacatttttcatccttGCTGGATGAACTGTGCTTAGTTCAGGGTGCTGCAGTATGCTGATGGGTTTACTTGCTTTATTTCAGAATCAACTTATCTTTTAACAGTAATAATACTAATGTAATACTAGTATGAAAAAAAGATGTGCCTCTAAAACTGTCTGATGTAACAGCATGTGTTTAATTTATCTGTTAAGTGCAGTTACCCCTGTGCTaggtttaatttttttctctgaatcaACAGAGATCAGAGCAGATGTAGGTCTGTGCTGCTTTTGTCTGGCATCAGTGCTTATACAGCcacaacatctgctgctgtacTTAGGTCATCACTGCCTGCCTGGAGGATTGAACTGACTGAGGGGTCAGCACAAGGCTTCATGCAAGACAGTCAGTCATTAAGTGGAAAACTAGTGAAGACACAGCTGAATGAAGGTTGGATTTCACCATGTTGCAAAACAAATAAGAAACTGTGGAGTGTAATTATTTCCAGATTTAGGGGATGGGGTTGTGATTTCTGATTGAAAGAATGTATGAGTGGGTGGGGAGTCAGCTGTTTGAATGGTGGATGCAGCCGTGGTAAGAGGATTGCCTTCTTACAGCCGAATCCTAACACTACTCACTGTGGGGTAAATGGGTAGATACAGTCACAGTTGCTATATAGTTGTCTGATGAATACCCTATGTTGGGTCTATTTCTGGCCTGTGTGTGGATGGGATCAGATGTTAGCTGTTAGAGAGATCCAGTCTCTAGCTGCAGGGTTCCTCTTCCCCCCTGAGGCTATTTGCCCCCTACGAGTGCTCCCACTAAGCATCTTGGGTAATTGCTTAGCcttgtttttagcaagtgtacAGTTTCCCTGAATGTTTCCTGTTTGGATATTCACAATAGCAAAGCTTT encodes:
- the LOC128362747 gene encoding protocadherin gamma-A11-like; this translates as MARRGCSAWLERLFVFIVFMDLTLNFTYAQLRYSIPEELAEGAVVGNIAKDLGLDMSALDARGFRIVSGSTEPLFQLKNDGILRVNRKIDREEVCERISTCIINIKTVLENPLEVHYVAIEVLDVNDHSPTFSENETYLEISESALPGARFQLQGARDPDSHMYSIQLYKLSQNDHFRLEVKDRGEDGKIPLLYLHKPLDKETARSHRLLLTAVDGGKPARSGTIDIIINVLDVNDNMPVFTKDAYVAALNENSPIGTTIMQVNATDLDDGLNGEVVYSFGINVNNKLRKLFEVDANTGEIIVKGLIDFEAKDRYEIDIKASDKGSVPLATEKSVIITIVDLNDNVPEIEVTSFSSAIPEDSKPGTTVALISVNDIDSGLNGKVICYIGEGVPFTLTPSLQDNMYSIVTKSLLDREHQSKYDVTIFAKDAGEQPLSSHKTISVVVSDVNDNSPVFSVNPYTFYVTENNVAGASLFSVSASDCDEGDNALISFNIVRNVEEHKTFTSFLNINSEKGDITGLKSFDFETLKMFHFQVVATDSGTPSLSSNVTVNVFILDQNDNAPVILYPVSSNGSAEGVEEIPRNVNAGHLVTKVRAYDADIGYNGWLLFSLQEVTDHTLFGLDRYTGQIRTLRSFTETDEAEHKLVILVKDNGNVSLSATATVIVKVVEPKEAFAASDVKSAAKDEEGYDVTFYLMITLGSVSVLFLISIVVLIAMQCSKTTDYTSKYLQETNYDGTLCHSIQYRSGDKRYMLVGPRMSIGSTIVPGSHANTLVLPDRRRTSEEVRKIIFFKAVPV